The proteins below are encoded in one region of Armatimonadota bacterium:
- a CDS encoding cyclase family protein, whose amino-acid sequence MNFRIVDLSVRVDHRSPDEPWPAEVRRVDHRTAALQRAAAFGISPDEFPGGLHLANEEWRLITHVGTHMDAPWHYGPTSQGRKARTIDEIPLGWCFGPGVVLDVSHRRAGEEIVRADLERAVSGIGYTLKPGDIVLLYTGCDAYLGTKEYLEAHPGLSREGLLWLLDQGIRVIGIDAYSLDRPFRVMADAYKQAGAKALFPAHYAGREREYCQIEKLCNLKAIGRAWGFWVAAFPIKLAGSGAGWVRAVALVPEEGGGEEA is encoded by the coding sequence GTGAACTTCCGGATCGTGGACTTAAGCGTCCGCGTGGACCACCGGAGCCCGGACGAGCCCTGGCCTGCGGAGGTCCGGCGGGTAGATCATCGGACCGCCGCCCTCCAGCGGGCGGCGGCATTTGGGATTTCCCCCGACGAGTTCCCGGGGGGACTCCACCTGGCCAATGAGGAGTGGCGCCTCATCACCCACGTGGGGACCCACATGGATGCCCCGTGGCACTATGGCCCCACTTCCCAGGGAAGAAAGGCGCGCACCATTGACGAGATCCCCCTCGGTTGGTGCTTCGGACCGGGGGTCGTGCTGGACGTGAGCCACCGGAGGGCGGGGGAGGAGATCGTCCGGGCGGACCTGGAGCGAGCCGTGAGCGGAATCGGCTACACGCTGAAGCCAGGGGACATCGTGTTGCTCTATACCGGGTGCGATGCGTATCTGGGCACGAAGGAGTACTTGGAGGCCCACCCCGGGCTCTCCCGGGAGGGCCTGCTGTGGCTGCTGGATCAGGGGATTCGGGTCATCGGCATCGACGCGTACAGCCTGGATCGGCCCTTTCGGGTGATGGCGGATGCCTACAAGCAAGCAGGGGCGAAGGCCCTGTTCCCCGCGCATTATGCGGGACGGGAGCGGGAGTACTGCCAGATCGAGAAGCTCTGCAACCTGAAGGCCATCGGACGCGCGTGGGGGTTCTGGGTGGCGGCATTCCCCATCAAACTGGCCGGCTCGGGAGCGGGCTGGGTCCGTGCCGTGGCGCTCGTGCCGGAAGAGGGCGGAGGAGAGGAGGCGTAG
- a CDS encoding 3-isopropylmalate dehydratase, with product MRFRGRCWKFGDYIPTDQIVPSHLVYRPMSEIVRHVLVNLNPEFPERVQPGDIVVAGKHFGQSSGRAIAAKAIQATGVACVVAESFARTFYRNAFEIGLAILECPGISEAVREGDVLDVNLETGWVRNESTGRTLRGEPTPPFLLEMLRAGGLIPFAPRLLEEGGKR from the coding sequence ATGAGGTTCCGGGGGCGGTGTTGGAAGTTCGGGGATTACATCCCCACGGATCAGATCGTGCCCTCGCACCTGGTGTACCGTCCCATGTCGGAGATCGTGCGGCACGTGCTCGTGAATTTGAATCCGGAGTTCCCTGAGCGCGTGCAGCCCGGAGACATCGTGGTGGCGGGGAAACACTTCGGGCAGTCCTCCGGCCGGGCCATCGCCGCCAAGGCCATTCAGGCCACGGGGGTGGCCTGCGTGGTGGCCGAGAGCTTCGCCCGCACCTTCTACCGGAATGCCTTCGAGATCGGCCTGGCCATCCTGGAGTGCCCGGGGATCTCGGAGGCTGTCCGGGAAGGGGATGTCCTGGACGTGAACCTGGAGACCGGGTGGGTGCGCAACGAGAGCACGGGCAGAACGCTCCGCGGCGAGCCCACCCCTCCATTTCTCCTCGAGATGCTCCGGGCAGGCGGGTTGATCCCGTTCGCGCCGAGGTTGCTGGAGGAGGGCGGGAAGCGGTGA
- a CDS encoding aconitase/3-isopropylmalate dehydratase large subunit family protein: MRKERPMTLVEKILARASGRTRVEPGEVVVADVDLILLHDLSGYLTARVFEEKVRLPLRYPERVVMVFDHHFSPPTEEGARLLEENRAFARRYGIRLFDCGHGNIHNVAVWAGLVRPGMVVVGSDSHTPVHGTLGCFAAALGNDSHAALGFPYGKAWFRVPHTVRIELEGTSGPGVTPRDVALWLAATIGEGGAIYKALEFDGPYLRQLGFWDRWLFPLLTVDVGAKCGYIEPDEVTEAFLRSVTKEPYEVVRGDPDREYEAVWRYEVSGLEPQVACPPTVGNVKPVTEVAGVPIQWAELGGHGGCRIEDIRLAARILSGRRKHPQVKFNIVPSSRAVFTQALREGLVEVLHEAGATWFPPSAGSNQAINMGAMAAGEAMISTHSRNFPGRNGSPQAKMYLASALTVAASAVAGCITDPREFLREGRE, translated from the coding sequence ATGCGGAAGGAGCGTCCCATGACTCTGGTGGAGAAGATCCTGGCGCGGGCGAGCGGACGCACCCGGGTGGAGCCCGGAGAGGTGGTGGTGGCGGACGTGGATCTCATCCTCCTGCATGACCTCAGCGGATACCTGACGGCCCGGGTGTTCGAGGAAAAGGTGCGGCTCCCCCTGCGGTACCCGGAGCGGGTGGTGATGGTGTTCGATCACCACTTCTCTCCTCCCACGGAGGAGGGGGCGAGGCTGCTGGAGGAGAACCGGGCCTTCGCCCGACGGTACGGGATTCGGCTCTTCGACTGCGGGCACGGGAACATCCACAACGTGGCGGTGTGGGCCGGGCTCGTGCGCCCCGGGATGGTGGTGGTGGGCTCCGACAGCCATACCCCGGTGCACGGGACGCTGGGCTGCTTCGCGGCGGCCCTCGGCAACGACTCCCACGCGGCCCTGGGATTCCCCTACGGGAAGGCCTGGTTCCGGGTGCCCCACACCGTCCGCATCGAGCTCGAGGGGACGTCCGGTCCCGGAGTCACGCCCCGGGACGTGGCCCTTTGGCTTGCTGCCACCATCGGGGAGGGCGGGGCCATCTACAAGGCTCTGGAGTTCGACGGCCCGTACCTCCGGCAGCTCGGCTTCTGGGACCGTTGGCTGTTCCCCCTTCTCACCGTGGACGTGGGCGCGAAGTGCGGGTACATTGAGCCCGATGAGGTGACGGAAGCCTTCCTCCGCTCCGTCACGAAGGAGCCCTACGAGGTGGTGCGGGGGGATCCGGATCGGGAGTACGAGGCGGTGTGGCGGTACGAGGTGAGCGGACTGGAGCCCCAGGTGGCCTGCCCGCCGACGGTGGGGAACGTGAAACCGGTGACGGAGGTGGCCGGTGTCCCCATCCAGTGGGCCGAGTTGGGAGGACATGGAGGATGCCGGATCGAGGACATCCGGCTTGCCGCGCGGATTCTGAGCGGCCGCAGGAAGCACCCGCAGGTGAAGTTCAACATCGTGCCCTCAAGCCGCGCGGTCTTCACGCAGGCCCTGCGGGAGGGTCTGGTGGAGGTCCTCCACGAGGCAGGGGCCACGTGGTTTCCGCCCAGCGCGGGCAGCAACCAGGCCATCAACATGGGCGCCATGGCCGCGGGCGAGGCCATGATCTCCACTCACTCCCGGAACTTTCCCGGCCGCAATGGAAGCCCGCAGGCCAAGATGTATCTCGCGAGCGCCCTCACCGTGGCCGCCTCTGCGGTGGCAGGGTGTATCACGGATCCGAGGGAGTTCCTCAGAGAAGGAAGGGAGTAG
- a CDS encoding ABC transporter permease has protein sequence MAWRSGAVRLVGVAGMLVVWMGAASLLPDTVLPGPSAVLQTIWRNLHQPETFYHIGVTVRRVLVGMGLALVAGTLVGVIMGISRVGEWVLDTWVLVGLTIPAVVYGIVCILWFGLRDLAAFMAIGISAFPAIAINMWQGVKAIDLSLVHMGKAFRLSRRALVLKVVIPQTVPYLLAAVRYALGISWKIATVVELIGLSSGVGYMLHYWYGLFSMRQVLAWTLTFTGVLVLFEFVVLKPLDGWVTRWRPRVST, from the coding sequence ATGGCTTGGCGAAGCGGGGCCGTCCGCCTGGTGGGAGTCGCGGGAATGCTGGTGGTGTGGATGGGAGCGGCTTCGCTGCTCCCCGATACGGTCCTGCCAGGTCCCTCCGCGGTGTTGCAGACCATCTGGCGGAACCTCCATCAGCCGGAGACCTTCTACCACATCGGGGTTACCGTGCGGCGGGTTCTGGTGGGCATGGGGCTGGCCCTGGTGGCGGGCACCCTGGTCGGGGTGATCATGGGGATCTCCCGGGTGGGGGAGTGGGTGCTGGATACCTGGGTGCTGGTGGGCCTCACCATCCCAGCGGTGGTCTACGGGATCGTGTGTATCCTCTGGTTTGGCCTTCGCGACCTCGCGGCGTTCATGGCCATCGGGATCTCCGCGTTTCCCGCCATTGCCATCAACATGTGGCAGGGAGTGAAGGCCATCGATCTCTCCCTGGTGCACATGGGAAAGGCGTTCCGCCTCTCCCGGCGCGCGCTGGTTCTGAAGGTGGTCATTCCTCAAACGGTGCCCTATCTGCTGGCGGCGGTGCGGTACGCGCTCGGGATCTCCTGGAAGATCGCCACCGTGGTGGAACTGATCGGTCTGTCGAGCGGAGTCGGGTACATGCTGCACTACTGGTACGGTCTGTTCTCCATGCGGCAGGTGCTCGCCTGGACCCTGACGTTTACGGGGGTGCTCGTGCTCTTCGAATTCGTGGTGCTCAAACCCCTGGACGGGTGGGTGACCCGATGGCGGCCCAGGGTCTCGACGTAG
- a CDS encoding ABC transporter ATP-binding protein gives MAAQGLDVGREPVRASPKIRLERVSKRFQLPRGGELRVLERLDLEVEEGALLSIVGPSGCGKSTLLNMVAGLEPASEGRVLVSGKEVGPGRGTVRVGYVFQQPRLLSWRTLRGNVLLPLEEMGLSRAEREARADRYLALVGLQEFAHYYPLQVSGGMQQRVAIARALAVEPEVLLADEPFSALDEITARRLREEFVRIWQATGRTVLFVTHSIREAVFLSTRVVVVTPRPARIYLDVPVPIPYPRTYEDERLFALEREITREFLRMEKMVGPHVGIA, from the coding sequence ATGGCGGCCCAGGGTCTCGACGTAGGAAGGGAACCCGTGCGGGCAAGCCCCAAGATCCGGCTGGAGCGGGTTTCGAAGCGGTTCCAGCTGCCCCGGGGCGGGGAGCTCCGGGTCCTGGAGCGGCTGGATCTGGAGGTCGAGGAGGGAGCGCTGCTCTCCATCGTGGGACCCTCGGGGTGCGGGAAATCGACCCTACTGAACATGGTGGCGGGACTGGAGCCGGCCTCGGAGGGACGGGTCCTGGTGAGCGGAAAGGAAGTGGGGCCGGGACGGGGGACGGTGCGGGTGGGGTACGTGTTTCAACAGCCGCGGCTGCTCAGCTGGCGCACCCTACGGGGGAACGTGCTCCTTCCGTTGGAGGAAATGGGGCTGTCGCGTGCGGAGCGGGAGGCGCGGGCGGATCGGTATCTGGCCCTGGTGGGGCTCCAGGAGTTCGCCCACTACTATCCCCTGCAGGTGTCCGGAGGGATGCAGCAACGGGTGGCCATCGCCCGGGCGCTGGCGGTGGAACCGGAGGTGCTGCTGGCGGATGAACCGTTCTCCGCCCTGGACGAGATCACAGCCCGTCGGCTGCGGGAGGAGTTCGTGCGGATCTGGCAGGCCACGGGTCGGACGGTTCTGTTCGTGACGCACAGCATTCGGGAAGCGGTGTTCCTCTCCACCCGGGTGGTGGTGGTGACCCCCCGGCCCGCCCGGATCTACCTGGATGTGCCGGTGCCGATCCCGTATCCGAGGACGTACGAGGACGAGCGGCTGTTCGCCCTCGAGCGGGAGATCACCCGCGAGTTCCTCCGAATGGAGAAGATGGTGGGGCCTCACGTAGGGATCGCGTGA
- a CDS encoding ABC transporter substrate-binding protein: MRRPWRVGVVVLLASVFWSGMLAGQERLDRIRVGTVGTTADAGIYVAQEKGFFRDERIEVVVQNTFRTGGEMIPFVATGELPVAGGAMDAAFINAVRQGIHLRAVATKGSMKQQVLVVRRELFEQGLRTVAGLRGRRIAVSSPSGAVAFELQEALRTAGLTLDDVQLVTLRFPDMPVALQNGSVDAALMIEPSRTVAVDGLNAGRDLMTLDRVLPDFPIGVLFYGERMYRDRNLGIRWMAAYVRGLRYYERARREGRLEEMRRILSRYLQYERVVWERMIWPDLRPDGTFDAKYLRPLQEFMLGRRAIGGIVPTEELVDFSFLQAAHEHLRRKGIRD; encoded by the coding sequence ATGCGAAGGCCATGGCGTGTGGGAGTGGTCGTGCTGCTCGCCTCGGTCTTCTGGTCGGGGATGCTGGCCGGGCAGGAACGGTTGGACCGCATCCGGGTGGGAACCGTGGGCACCACGGCGGATGCGGGGATCTACGTGGCCCAGGAGAAGGGGTTCTTTCGGGATGAGCGCATCGAGGTGGTGGTCCAGAACACCTTCCGGACCGGCGGGGAGATGATCCCCTTCGTGGCCACCGGTGAGCTCCCGGTGGCGGGTGGGGCAATGGATGCGGCGTTCATCAACGCCGTGCGACAGGGGATTCACCTGCGGGCGGTGGCGACCAAGGGGAGCATGAAGCAGCAGGTGCTGGTGGTCCGCCGTGAGCTGTTCGAACAGGGGCTGCGCACGGTCGCAGGGCTGCGGGGGCGAAGGATCGCGGTGAGCAGTCCCTCCGGGGCCGTGGCCTTCGAACTGCAGGAGGCGTTGCGAACCGCAGGACTCACCCTGGACGATGTCCAGCTGGTGACCCTGCGGTTCCCGGACATGCCCGTCGCCCTCCAGAACGGATCCGTGGACGCGGCACTCATGATCGAGCCCTCCCGGACAGTGGCGGTGGACGGGTTGAACGCGGGGAGGGACCTCATGACCCTGGATCGGGTGCTTCCCGATTTCCCCATCGGCGTCCTCTTCTACGGGGAGCGGATGTACCGGGATCGGAACCTGGGGATCCGATGGATGGCGGCATACGTGCGGGGTCTGCGGTATTACGAACGGGCCCGACGGGAGGGCCGGCTCGAGGAGATGCGACGGATCCTGAGCCGGTATCTGCAGTACGAACGGGTGGTTTGGGAGCGGATGATCTGGCCGGACCTCCGGCCGGATGGAACCTTTGACGCGAAATACCTGCGCCCGCTCCAGGAGTTCATGTTGGGCCGGAGGGCCATCGGAGGGATCGTGCCCACGGAGGAACTCGTGGACTTCAGCTTCCTGCAGGCTGCTCACGAGCACCTGCGAAGGAAAGGGATTCGTGATTGA